In the genome of Deinococcus deserti VCD115, one region contains:
- a CDS encoding MBL fold metallo-hydrolase has translation MNGAPHRLTQYGLINSYLVEEDDGYTLIDAGLPGLERSVQRTLQRTGKPLQRIALTHGHDDHFGALDALKTAHPRLEVLVGTGDTSLLAERGCGTRPTQNLQDGDRVGSLVVIATPGHSPGHVAYFDERIGALYAGDTFVNVPALRVASELSVVFPLPTLGTHDPVQTVRSARLLLDVPARSLAAGHGPVLVNPLPAMRRAVEAAERSNPRSRVSRVVAEAVARLTSAATSAGTSLQQKALQKH, from the coding sequence ATGAACGGCGCTCCGCATCGCCTGACTCAATACGGCCTGATCAATTCCTATCTGGTTGAGGAAGACGACGGCTATACCTTGATTGATGCCGGTCTTCCAGGCCTCGAGCGATCGGTTCAGCGCACCCTGCAGCGCACCGGCAAACCATTGCAACGCATCGCATTGACCCATGGCCACGACGACCATTTTGGCGCCTTGGACGCACTTAAAACGGCCCATCCCCGCCTGGAAGTTCTTGTTGGCACGGGAGATACGAGTCTCCTGGCAGAACGCGGATGCGGGACGCGGCCCACACAGAACCTCCAGGACGGCGACCGCGTCGGGTCCCTCGTCGTCATCGCCACTCCGGGCCATTCTCCCGGTCACGTCGCGTACTTCGACGAGCGCATAGGCGCCCTGTATGCCGGAGACACCTTCGTCAATGTGCCGGCCCTGCGTGTGGCCAGCGAATTGAGCGTGGTCTTCCCGCTGCCGACATTGGGCACCCATGACCCGGTGCAAACGGTGCGGAGTGCGCGCCTCCTGCTGGATGTGCCGGCGCGGTCTCTGGCTGCTGGACACGGTCCGGTCCTGGTCAATCCGTTACCGGCCATGCGCCGCGCCGTAGAGGCCGCAGAAAGAAGCAATCCCCGGTCACGCGTATCCCGTGTGGTCGCAGAAGCGGTGGCCCGGCTGACTTCTGCCGCAACCAGTGCAGGCACCAGCCTGCAACAGAAAGCCTTGCAGAAACACTGA
- a CDS encoding branched-chain amino acid ABC transporter permease, giving the protein MDQVAVTAFFQTLVQGLLTGGLYALIGTGLSLIFGVMKVINFAHGDFLAIGMFITLALFRTLNIDPYLSLLVAAPVGFALGYAIQRFVLTRLGDRLGEGSMLATLGLGLIISNTLLLGFGAQPQSINVPYAIKTFSFAGVQVSIPLLVAGLGTLVVIAGLNLLLYRTELGRAIRATAQNPLGAELQGVRTANIQAIVFGMGVAFAAIAGVLLMPLLYAFPTVGENYTTKAFIVTVLGGLGNLPGAVVGGLVLGVIESLGAFYVSNNYRDAYGLIAFLLVLLLRPEGLFGKTVKRV; this is encoded by the coding sequence ATGGACCAAGTAGCCGTCACGGCTTTTTTTCAGACCCTGGTGCAGGGCCTGCTGACCGGGGGTCTCTACGCCCTGATCGGCACCGGCCTGAGCCTGATCTTCGGTGTGATGAAAGTCATCAATTTCGCACATGGTGATTTTCTGGCCATCGGAATGTTCATTACCCTGGCGCTGTTCCGGACCCTGAACATCGACCCTTATCTGAGTCTGCTGGTGGCGGCGCCGGTCGGATTTGCACTGGGATACGCGATCCAGCGTTTTGTCCTGACCCGCCTGGGTGACCGGCTGGGTGAGGGCAGCATGCTGGCCACGCTGGGGCTGGGGCTCATTATCAGCAACACGCTGCTGCTGGGCTTTGGAGCCCAGCCGCAGAGCATCAACGTTCCGTACGCCATCAAAACCTTCTCGTTTGCAGGGGTGCAGGTCAGTATTCCGCTGCTGGTCGCTGGTCTGGGCACCCTGGTGGTCATTGCTGGACTCAACCTGCTGCTGTACCGCACTGAACTGGGCCGCGCCATCCGGGCCACCGCCCAGAACCCGCTGGGTGCGGAGTTGCAGGGCGTCCGGACCGCCAATATCCAGGCCATTGTGTTCGGTATGGGCGTCGCGTTTGCTGCGATTGCCGGTGTCTTGCTGATGCCCCTGCTGTATGCCTTTCCCACGGTGGGGGAGAACTACACCACCAAAGCCTTTATCGTGACCGTCCTGGGCGGACTGGGGAACCTGCCGGGCGCGGTGGTGGGCGGGCTGGTCCTGGGGGTCATCGAGTCGCTCGGCGCCTTCTATGTCAGCAACAACTACCGCGACGCTTACGGTCTGATTGCGTTCCTGCTGGTGCTGCTCCTGCGTCCTGAGGGACTCTTCGGGAAGACGGTGAAACGCGTATGA
- a CDS encoding branched-chain amino acid ABC transporter permease gives MTASSVSVARPRALTFGNVWLSAVILAVLFIYPFVFGKTMNFGISTLLFAGLAMSWNILGGWAGQTSLGHAALLGIGAYTMTLLATPERVPALFGGPVAPWWGTLIGMALAVALAAVWGALTFRLRGSYFTLSTIAVALVIRLVAINSEWTGGSEGLFMPELPRFFGLDLFDRRVEYWLSFAFVVLTLLVTHLIRRSRLGYALQAVREDEDGARALGIDPTRMKLIAFMISAALTALGGALYAIYLQAFEPHTLLELPISVQIALMAIIGGRTSIQGPLIGAVLLATFGEVFRNVFSSANLLIYGVLILLVTLYAPNGIMGLFARGGQKLGTAR, from the coding sequence ATGACCGCCTCTTCTGTATCGGTGGCGCGACCGCGCGCACTGACCTTTGGCAATGTGTGGCTCAGTGCCGTGATTCTGGCTGTGCTGTTTATCTATCCGTTCGTCTTCGGCAAAACCATGAACTTCGGCATCTCGACACTGCTGTTTGCCGGGCTGGCCATGAGCTGGAACATTCTGGGTGGCTGGGCAGGGCAGACCAGCCTGGGCCACGCTGCCCTGCTGGGGATTGGGGCGTACACCATGACCCTGCTGGCCACGCCTGAACGTGTTCCCGCGCTGTTTGGCGGACCGGTGGCTCCCTGGTGGGGAACGCTGATCGGCATGGCGCTGGCCGTAGCGCTCGCGGCCGTCTGGGGCGCCCTGACCTTCCGGTTGCGCGGCAGCTACTTCACGCTGTCCACCATTGCGGTAGCGCTCGTGATCCGTCTGGTCGCCATCAACAGCGAATGGACCGGTGGCAGCGAAGGCCTGTTTATGCCGGAGTTACCGCGCTTTTTTGGCCTGGATCTGTTTGACCGCCGGGTGGAGTACTGGCTGTCTTTCGCCTTTGTGGTCCTGACCCTGCTGGTCACACACCTGATCCGGCGGTCGCGCCTCGGCTACGCTCTGCAGGCCGTGCGTGAAGACGAAGACGGCGCGCGGGCACTGGGCATTGATCCCACGCGAATGAAGCTGATTGCCTTCATGATCTCGGCGGCGCTGACCGCCTTGGGCGGCGCCCTGTATGCCATCTACCTGCAGGCTTTCGAGCCCCATACGCTGCTGGAACTGCCTATCAGTGTCCAGATCGCACTGATGGCGATTATCGGTGGGCGCACCAGCATTCAGGGGCCGTTGATCGGGGCGGTCCTGCTGGCAACGTTCGGTGAGGTGTTCCGCAACGTGTTCAGCAGCGCCAACCTGCTGATCTACGGCGTGCTGATCCTGCTGGTCACGCTGTATGCGCCGAATGGCATCATGGGCCTGTTCGCGCGTGGCGGGCAGAAACTGGGGACGGCACGATGA
- a CDS encoding ABC transporter ATP-binding protein: MTDKTAMPARPVFVPGDRVLDATDLEVAYGEVQVVFGVSLHVDKGELVGLVGGNGSGKSTILRVLSGMLKARAGTATYRGQNLNGVPPHLITDMGVAHVPMGRQLFGQMTVEENLLMGAYLPRTKANRAANLQKVYDFFPRLTEKRLTPAAALSGGEQQMVAIGRALMSEPEVLLMDEPSLGLAPLVVTEVMRVIGSLRELGLTVLLVEQNVRQVLRVTDRTYVLELGQLVKEGPSRDLMGDPDIIKAYLGV, translated from the coding sequence ATGACTGACAAGACTGCGATGCCGGCCCGGCCTGTCTTCGTTCCCGGAGACCGGGTACTGGACGCTACTGACCTGGAAGTCGCCTACGGCGAGGTGCAGGTTGTCTTCGGAGTCTCCCTGCATGTGGATAAGGGCGAACTCGTGGGTCTGGTCGGCGGCAACGGCAGCGGGAAAAGTACCATCCTGCGAGTGCTGTCCGGCATGCTCAAAGCCCGGGCGGGCACTGCGACCTACCGAGGACAGAACCTCAACGGCGTCCCACCTCACCTGATCACTGACATGGGTGTGGCGCACGTGCCGATGGGCCGTCAGCTGTTTGGGCAGATGACGGTGGAAGAAAACCTGTTGATGGGTGCGTATCTGCCCCGCACGAAGGCCAACCGCGCCGCGAATCTGCAGAAGGTCTACGACTTCTTCCCGCGCTTGACAGAAAAGCGCCTGACTCCGGCGGCGGCGCTGTCCGGCGGTGAGCAGCAGATGGTCGCCATTGGCCGCGCACTGATGAGCGAGCCTGAGGTCCTGCTGATGGACGAGCCCAGCCTGGGCCTGGCTCCGCTGGTGGTGACCGAGGTGATGCGGGTGATTGGCAGTCTCCGTGAGCTGGGCCTGACGGTACTGCTGGTTGAACAGAACGTCCGGCAGGTGCTGCGGGTCACTGACCGCACCTACGTCCTGGAACTTGGTCAGCTGGTCAAGGAAGGGCCCAGCCGCGACCTGATGGGCGACCCGGACATCATCAAGGCGTACCTGGGCGTCTAG
- a CDS encoding alpha/beta hydrolase, giving the protein MKRPSSPATLLLLLPLTLASCGLFESKVPEDRTFQDQKLNWQACDPTILGEDETELFKALGDRLVCADMQVPVNWEAPSAGKASVSLIRLKAANADQRQGAIFFNPGGPGGDGLGFAPWFGFAWGKADTNTPVGANLKKMTEQFDLVGFSPRGVGASSRLYCGSNELAPVVRSPASDRSEQNVSAMIRVGQLVASACQKNPLTPFINTDATARDLDLARELLGDKKLNYIGYSYGTWLGSWYAKRFPKTTGRMLLDANMPFHATMQAAFEADPMTFQRDFREVVVPYLTRLQDLFGLGKTPEQVYAKYATLGEPIKNVLGSTTASLLYSRDEYPTIGVLLKVASVVDRLIKASPHAGMEVWLAQAAQATYFPNQELNDLSRSLAVQLLYYRESLAMQTPAPVVLTEGSATNTAVICNDTAWNQDLGYWRSVDNRDAVESPLIGGSFVSLPCLYWKGGPTVKKPEVPADMPPVLLLQNEYDPATPKEGALAALKATPNARMIMIDDEPQHAAFPYDTDCVDLPVTRYFLTGELPGAELTACSAKPLPYEAQVYPVGEKFTTGSLSKQSLRAQAVKDAQGLQALARNRQTIAQQSAALHGVSSTLDLDALNNYFRK; this is encoded by the coding sequence ATGAAGAGACCCTCAAGTCCAGCCACCCTTCTGCTGTTGCTTCCTCTCACTCTGGCCAGCTGTGGCCTTTTTGAATCAAAGGTACCCGAGGACCGGACCTTTCAGGATCAGAAACTCAACTGGCAGGCCTGCGATCCCACCATCCTGGGGGAAGACGAGACCGAACTGTTCAAGGCCCTGGGCGACCGTCTGGTCTGTGCTGACATGCAAGTCCCAGTGAACTGGGAAGCGCCATCTGCCGGCAAGGCCAGCGTTTCCCTGATCCGCCTCAAGGCTGCCAACGCCGACCAGCGTCAGGGTGCGATTTTCTTCAATCCTGGAGGCCCCGGCGGTGACGGTCTGGGGTTTGCTCCCTGGTTCGGCTTTGCCTGGGGGAAGGCAGATACCAACACCCCGGTGGGCGCCAACCTGAAAAAGATGACTGAACAGTTCGACCTGGTGGGCTTCTCGCCTCGCGGCGTGGGCGCCAGTTCCCGCCTGTACTGCGGCAGCAACGAGCTGGCCCCGGTTGTTCGCTCGCCGGCCAGTGACCGCAGTGAGCAGAACGTGTCGGCCATGATCCGGGTGGGTCAACTGGTAGCCAGCGCATGTCAGAAAAACCCGCTGACCCCGTTCATCAATACGGACGCCACCGCGCGCGACCTGGACCTGGCCCGCGAGCTTCTTGGGGATAAGAAACTCAACTACATCGGGTACTCCTACGGCACATGGCTGGGCTCGTGGTACGCCAAGCGGTTCCCAAAGACCACCGGACGCATGCTGCTGGATGCCAACATGCCTTTCCACGCCACCATGCAGGCCGCGTTCGAAGCTGACCCCATGACCTTCCAGCGTGACTTCCGCGAGGTCGTGGTGCCTTACCTGACGCGTCTCCAAGACCTGTTCGGATTGGGCAAAACCCCTGAGCAGGTGTACGCGAAGTACGCCACTCTTGGTGAACCCATCAAGAACGTACTTGGCAGCACCACCGCCAGCCTGCTGTACAGTCGCGACGAATACCCCACAATCGGTGTGCTGCTCAAAGTCGCCAGCGTAGTGGACCGTCTGATCAAGGCCAGCCCGCATGCGGGGATGGAAGTGTGGCTGGCTCAGGCAGCCCAGGCCACCTACTTCCCGAATCAGGAATTGAACGACCTGTCCCGCTCGCTGGCTGTCCAGCTGCTGTACTACCGCGAAAGCCTGGCCATGCAGACGCCTGCTCCTGTGGTGCTCACAGAGGGCAGCGCCACCAACACGGCAGTGATCTGCAACGACACGGCCTGGAACCAGGATCTGGGCTACTGGCGCAGCGTGGATAACCGCGACGCCGTCGAGTCGCCGCTTATCGGGGGTTCGTTTGTATCGCTTCCCTGCCTGTACTGGAAGGGCGGACCTACTGTGAAGAAGCCCGAGGTGCCGGCAGATATGCCTCCTGTCCTGCTGCTGCAAAACGAGTACGACCCGGCCACCCCGAAAGAAGGTGCTCTGGCGGCCCTCAAGGCCACCCCGAACGCCCGCATGATCATGATCGACGACGAGCCGCAGCATGCTGCTTTCCCATATGACACGGACTGTGTGGACCTGCCGGTCACCCGCTACTTCCTCACCGGAGAGCTGCCTGGCGCTGAGCTCACCGCCTGCTCGGCCAAGCCGCTGCCGTACGAAGCCCAGGTCTATCCTGTGGGTGAGAAATTCACCACCGGCAGCCTGAGCAAGCAGTCCCTCCGGGCACAGGCTGTGAAAGATGCTCAGGGCCTGCAGGCCCTGGCGCGCAACCGTCAGACCATTGCGCAGCAGAGTGCCGCCCTGCACGGCGTCAGCAGTACGCTGGACCTCGATGCGCTGAACAACTATTTCCGAAAGTAA
- the ispG gene encoding flavodoxin-dependent (E)-4-hydroxy-3-methylbut-2-enyl-diphosphate synthase, which yields MITRRPTVTVNVGGVPVGSAHPIVVQSMTNTDTANAEATAIQVAQLARAGSELVRVTVNTREAAAAIPEIIARLEEVGLNVPIVGDFHYNGHILLREYPETARLLAKYRINPGNVGAGQHHDANFATMIEVAKEFDKPVRVGVNWGSLDQQVLARLMDENTAQGSPKSGTDVMIDAMVISALESAQYAESLGLAHDRILISVKVSSAPELWQVYRKLAAQCDYPLHLGLTEAGMGMKGMVASSVALAPLLTEGIGDTIRVSLTPEPGASRKLEVEVAQQILQSLGLRQFLPQVTSCPGCGRTTSSFFQELAQKIQDYIRDAMPDWKARYPGVEEMQVAVMGCIVNGPGESKHANIGISLPGTGEDPRAPVYQDGKLLTTLRGPRIAEDFQDLLETYVERRYGLQEVRQ from the coding sequence ATGATTACCCGCCGTCCGACCGTCACCGTGAACGTAGGAGGTGTGCCCGTGGGATCGGCCCACCCCATCGTGGTGCAGTCCATGACCAACACCGACACGGCCAACGCCGAAGCCACTGCCATTCAGGTGGCACAGCTGGCGCGGGCCGGTTCGGAACTGGTGCGCGTCACGGTCAATACCCGCGAGGCCGCTGCCGCCATTCCTGAAATCATCGCCCGCCTCGAGGAAGTCGGGCTGAATGTGCCTATCGTGGGCGACTTTCACTACAACGGGCACATCCTGCTTCGGGAATATCCCGAAACCGCCCGGCTGCTGGCCAAGTACCGCATCAACCCGGGCAATGTCGGCGCCGGACAGCACCATGACGCAAACTTCGCCACCATGATCGAGGTCGCAAAGGAATTTGATAAACCCGTGCGGGTTGGGGTCAACTGGGGCAGCCTCGACCAGCAGGTCCTGGCTCGCCTTATGGACGAGAACACGGCCCAGGGCAGCCCGAAAAGCGGCACGGACGTCATGATCGACGCCATGGTGATCTCCGCCCTGGAGTCGGCCCAGTACGCCGAAAGCCTGGGGCTGGCACACGACCGCATTCTGATTTCGGTCAAGGTAAGCAGCGCGCCGGAACTGTGGCAGGTCTACCGCAAACTGGCGGCACAGTGCGACTACCCCCTGCACCTGGGCCTGACCGAAGCGGGCATGGGCATGAAGGGCATGGTGGCCTCCAGCGTGGCCCTGGCGCCGCTGCTGACCGAAGGCATCGGCGACACCATCCGGGTCAGCCTTACGCCCGAACCCGGGGCCAGCCGAAAGCTGGAAGTCGAGGTCGCGCAGCAGATCCTGCAGAGCCTGGGGCTGCGGCAATTCCTGCCGCAGGTCACCAGCTGCCCCGGCTGTGGGCGCACCACCAGCTCGTTCTTTCAGGAACTGGCCCAGAAAATTCAGGATTACATCCGCGACGCCATGCCGGACTGGAAGGCCCGTTACCCTGGTGTAGAGGAGATGCAGGTAGCGGTCATGGGCTGCATCGTGAACGGTCCCGGCGAAAGCAAGCATGCCAACATTGGGATCTCGCTGCCCGGCACCGGAGAAGATCCGCGCGCGCCGGTGTATCAGGACGGCAAATTACTGACGACCCTGCGCGGGCCGCGCATTGCTGAAGACTTTCAGGATTTGCTCGAAACCTACGTCGAGCGCCGCTACGGCCTCCAGGAGGTCCGTCAATGA
- a CDS encoding ABC transporter ATP-binding protein codes for MTGQPVLPELTTFPGEVIHAPKGPPLLVAEGVTVRFGGVTAVKDISLAVRPGEILGLIGPNGAGKTTLFNALTGFVRASQGRVTLDGRDITHMQPQARAKLGMARTFQVERPFEDLSVLENVLVASFLKNRGRAAEDHAYEVLERVGLADRATQPAAQLNLARRRRLELAKALALQPRLLFLDESIAGLNPPAQQEMVALIRELARSGLGIVMVEHIMHVIMSLSDHVICMAFGELLAEGDPREVSTHPDVIRAYLGDDHD; via the coding sequence ATGACCGGCCAGCCTGTTCTGCCGGAACTCACCACCTTTCCTGGTGAAGTGATCCACGCGCCCAAGGGACCACCCCTCCTGGTGGCCGAAGGAGTCACCGTGCGCTTTGGCGGTGTCACGGCCGTCAAGGACATCAGCCTGGCGGTGCGACCCGGAGAGATTCTGGGACTGATCGGCCCGAACGGTGCGGGCAAGACCACTCTGTTCAATGCCCTGACCGGGTTTGTGCGCGCCAGCCAGGGCCGCGTAACCCTCGACGGGCGCGATATTACTCATATGCAGCCGCAGGCCCGGGCGAAACTGGGAATGGCCCGAACCTTTCAGGTCGAGCGTCCCTTCGAGGACCTGAGCGTGCTGGAAAACGTGCTGGTGGCATCGTTCCTGAAGAATCGTGGCCGGGCCGCCGAGGACCACGCCTATGAGGTGCTGGAACGGGTCGGATTGGCTGACCGGGCCACGCAACCTGCCGCACAGCTCAACCTGGCCCGCCGCCGCCGCCTTGAACTGGCCAAGGCCCTGGCCCTGCAGCCCCGCCTTCTGTTTCTGGATGAGAGCATCGCCGGTCTTAACCCCCCGGCCCAGCAGGAGATGGTCGCCCTGATCCGCGAACTGGCCCGCTCGGGGCTGGGCATCGTGATGGTCGAGCACATCATGCACGTGATCATGAGCCTGTCCGACCACGTGATCTGCATGGCCTTCGGTGAATTGTTGGCGGAAGGCGACCCGCGTGAGGTGTCTACCCACCCGGACGTTATCCGCGCCTACCTGGGAGATGACCATGACTGA
- a CDS encoding TetR/AcrR family transcriptional regulator, whose product MDAAWTLLNEGGQNALNMRALAEVLGVRPASLYRHVENREALIRALAERGVLALQDSIALAVQGRAPRDALNAAAHTYLDYARIHPHAYALMLFCDNPAGTTTPDPSPAKALWNTLLKLVGNLSGHPDDTDHAVAFWTFLHGAAMLEQQGLYGDSGPRGGLAVGLTALLDHMEAAHMPRNPSS is encoded by the coding sequence ATGGATGCCGCCTGGACCCTCCTGAACGAGGGTGGCCAGAACGCCCTCAACATGCGCGCCCTGGCTGAGGTGCTTGGCGTGCGGCCGGCGAGTCTTTACCGACATGTGGAAAACCGTGAAGCGCTGATTCGCGCATTGGCCGAGCGAGGGGTGCTGGCACTGCAGGACAGCATTGCGCTGGCCGTACAGGGCAGAGCGCCACGCGACGCTCTGAACGCAGCTGCCCACACCTACCTCGACTACGCCCGGATCCACCCACACGCCTACGCCCTGATGCTCTTCTGCGATAACCCCGCCGGAACGACCACGCCGGATCCAAGTCCGGCCAAAGCGTTGTGGAATACGCTCCTGAAACTGGTAGGCAACCTCAGCGGCCACCCTGACGACACCGACCACGCCGTCGCCTTCTGGACCTTCCTGCACGGCGCCGCCATGCTTGAACAGCAGGGCCTGTACGGTGACAGCGGCCCTCGTGGCGGGCTCGCGGTGGGCTTGACCGCCCTGCTCGATCACATGGAGGCGGCGCACATGCCCCGTAACCCGTCTTCCTGA
- a CDS encoding DUF4259 domain-containing protein, with the protein MNVWGTGPFDNETGAAFAQEVQQDGPLALAEAFEVALDPDTDFLAAEEGHRVLAAAQILVAVLEGETSSLTDAGLRAWVQGHSASGRTQMAQWRDLAREAVDRTLGPDSELPDQWEDGADAETWRMEVQRLRQQLG; encoded by the coding sequence ATGAACGTGTGGGGAACCGGACCTTTTGACAACGAAACCGGCGCAGCTTTTGCGCAGGAAGTGCAGCAGGACGGCCCCCTGGCCCTGGCTGAAGCCTTTGAGGTTGCCCTCGACCCGGACACGGATTTCCTGGCGGCGGAAGAAGGCCACCGAGTTCTGGCAGCCGCCCAGATTCTGGTCGCGGTGCTGGAGGGAGAAACCTCCTCGCTTACCGACGCCGGGCTGCGCGCCTGGGTTCAGGGCCATTCGGCCTCAGGAAGAACGCAGATGGCCCAGTGGCGTGATCTGGCGCGCGAGGCCGTGGACCGCACCCTTGGACCAGACAGTGAACTGCCTGATCAATGGGAAGACGGTGCAGACGCGGAAACGTGGCGCATGGAAGTGCAGCGGTTAAGACAACAGCTTGGCTGA
- a CDS encoding M55 family metallopeptidase — MKVVISVDMEGVCGVSSWVQVSPPEFGGLVNSTEYQSARERMTREAAAAALGALAAGATDVLVNDSHDGMRNLLPDLLPDEVRYTTGNDKPLSMVQGVQEPDVAALLFVGYHARAGSIHAPLAHTWNGYVRSVRFNGIETGEYGINALLAGHYGVPVVFASGDDIAMREITAELGSQVVTVPVKEGLSSFSAIHLHPREAQRRIRDGAERAVRTAGEARPYTTHWPAVCELGFDHQARADQCERVPGVTRTSAVTVGWESPNAWHLFQTFRMLAQVGDVRLNG, encoded by the coding sequence ATGAAAGTGGTGATCAGCGTGGACATGGAGGGCGTGTGCGGCGTCTCGAGCTGGGTTCAGGTCAGTCCACCCGAGTTCGGCGGGCTGGTCAACAGCACCGAATATCAATCAGCGCGCGAGCGTATGACCCGCGAGGCTGCCGCCGCCGCTCTGGGTGCCCTGGCCGCCGGAGCCACGGATGTGCTGGTCAACGACAGCCACGACGGCATGCGGAACCTGCTTCCTGATCTCCTGCCGGATGAGGTCAGGTACACCACCGGCAACGATAAGCCGCTGAGCATGGTGCAGGGCGTCCAGGAGCCGGATGTGGCGGCCCTGCTGTTCGTGGGCTACCACGCCAGGGCCGGCAGCATCCACGCGCCTCTGGCCCACACCTGGAACGGCTATGTACGCAGTGTCCGCTTCAACGGCATTGAGACCGGAGAGTACGGCATCAATGCCCTGCTGGCCGGACACTACGGTGTCCCGGTGGTTTTCGCCTCCGGTGACGACATCGCCATGCGTGAGATCACGGCGGAACTGGGTTCCCAGGTGGTGACCGTACCGGTCAAGGAAGGACTCAGCTCCTTCTCGGCGATTCACCTGCACCCGCGGGAAGCGCAGCGCCGGATCCGCGACGGTGCTGAGCGGGCTGTCCGGACTGCCGGGGAAGCCAGGCCCTACACCACCCACTGGCCAGCTGTGTGCGAGCTGGGGTTTGACCATCAGGCACGGGCCGACCAGTGCGAGCGCGTTCCGGGAGTGACGCGGACCTCGGCGGTCACGGTCGGCTGGGAGAGCCCCAACGCCTGGCACCTGTTCCAGACCTTCCGTATGCTGGCCCAGGTGGGTGACGTTCGCCTCAACGGCTGA
- the map gene encoding type I methionyl aminopeptidase, translated as MSRVALKSAREIELMRRAGALVAETFRILEPYVKPGVTLGELDRIAEEHIRKAGAVPAYLGYGPKSNPFPATICASINEVICHGIPGAQELKEGDIIGVDIGVLMNGVYGDACTTYMVGEVGTEVQRLVETTRQCLDAGLAECKPGGRTGNIGHAIQSLAESRGFGVVREYTGHGIGKRLHEEPTIYHWGARHTGLKLQPGMVFTVEPMINLGTPETRLLPDGWTVITADRKPSAQFEHTIAITPKGHEILTL; from the coding sequence ATGAGCCGAGTCGCCCTGAAATCTGCCCGTGAAATAGAGCTGATGCGCCGTGCGGGGGCGCTGGTGGCGGAGACCTTCAGAATCCTTGAGCCCTATGTGAAGCCCGGGGTGACCCTGGGTGAGCTTGACCGGATCGCTGAGGAGCACATCCGCAAAGCCGGCGCTGTACCCGCGTATCTGGGCTATGGCCCCAAAAGCAATCCCTTCCCTGCAACCATCTGCGCCAGCATCAACGAGGTGATCTGCCACGGGATTCCCGGCGCGCAGGAACTCAAGGAAGGCGACATCATCGGTGTGGATATCGGGGTGCTGATGAACGGAGTGTACGGGGACGCCTGCACGACGTACATGGTGGGCGAGGTCGGCACCGAGGTCCAGCGGCTGGTCGAAACGACCCGGCAGTGCCTGGATGCGGGTCTGGCCGAATGCAAACCCGGTGGCCGCACCGGAAATATCGGTCACGCGATCCAGTCACTGGCAGAAAGCCGCGGATTCGGCGTGGTCCGCGAATATACCGGGCACGGAATCGGCAAGCGCCTGCACGAGGAACCCACGATCTACCACTGGGGGGCGCGGCACACCGGACTGAAGCTGCAGCCGGGAATGGTATTCACAGTCGAACCCATGATCAACCTGGGCACCCCGGAAACGAGGCTGCTGCCAGACGGCTGGACCGTGATTACGGCCGACCGCAAGCCCAGTGCTCAGTTCGAGCACACCATCGCCATTACGCCCAAAGGCCACGAAATTCTTACGCTATAA